A window of Zingiber officinale cultivar Zhangliang chromosome 5A, Zo_v1.1, whole genome shotgun sequence contains these coding sequences:
- the LOC121980506 gene encoding WRKY transcription factor SUSIBA2-like: MEANTELVYGDLSCRTAEGSQPVPELRSECSGAGNDAGTREKRTGVVEKPGPGPSNLAGLNGARYKSMSPARLPIVRSPCLTIPPGFSPSSLLESPVLITNRMAEPSPTTGTLNMASILGKNAHLGTSMSPIDISNLSSSDEGISRAFEFKPHVKASYNISLSSLRPLISSQSLGQSGFPSKNESAQLVGASTSAIEVSTSAACPPVKTDFTETQRAKWSDQGACILQSDMNEPIIEKSAEDGYNWRKYGQKHVKGSEYPRSYYKCTHPNCHMKKQIERSHDGKITEIIHRGQHDHPKPQTNRRSAIGSLSNQEEENSPIFYSLVADEDKSENVLCQISQQVDPNGASEMYPASISEHDAKIGGGQSNNCDEVVGDGDPESKRRKMEIANVDSASIGKLNREPRVVVQTVSEVDILDDGYRWRKYGQKVVKGNPNPRSYYKCTNVGCPVRKHVERASHDPKAVITTYEGKHNHDVPAARPSSQDASMPSDTNDDSSTSTLPRNCSSRTPVISLDLGVGIIPCLGNITNGEHQFLEIEQKGGATQATSLFHDTSQPRIYESGENTNNRFTFKANPINPSNMYYTTPDNLVMGP, translated from the exons ATGGAGGCGAATACCGAACTCGTTTACGGAGATCTCAGCTGCCGAACTGCCGAGGGTAGTCAGCCGGTTCCAGAGCTTCGATCTGAGTGCTCCGGCGCCGGAAACGATGCCGGGACGCGCGAGAAGAGGACTGGGGTTGTGGAGAAGCCGGGTCCTGGGCCGTCAAATCTTGCTGGATTGAACGGGGCGAGGTATAAGTCGATGTCTCCGGCTCGGCTTCCGATCGTGCGTTCCCCTTGCCTTACAATTCCTCCCGGATTTAGTCCCTCCTCACTGCTTGAATCCCCTGTTCTCATCACTAACAGGATG GCTGAGCCTTCTCCAACTACAGGAACCCTCAATATGGCCTCTATATTGGGTAAAAATGCTCATTTAGGCACATCAATGTCCCCAATAGATATTTCAAACCTCAGTTCAAGTGATGAAGGGATTTCCAGAGCTTTTGAGTTTAAACCCCATGTCAAAGCATCTTATAATATCAGCTTATCTTCATTGAGACCTTTG ATTTCAAGTCAATCTCTAGGTCAGTCTGGATTTCCCTCAAAAAATGAGTCAGCTCAACTAGTTGGTGCTTCAACTTCTGCTATTGAAGTGTCCACATCAGCAGCTTGTCCACCAGTTAAAACAGATTTTACTGAGACACAACGAGCAAAATGGTCAGATCAAGGTGCATGTATATTACAGTCTGATATGAATGAACCTATAATTGAAAAATCTGCAGAAGATGGTTATAACTGGCGAAAGTATGGTCAGAAACATGTTAAAGGCAGTGAATATCCTCGGAGCTACTACAAATGCACACATCCTAATTGCCACATGAAGAAGCAGATAGAACGTTCTCATGATGGGAAAATTACTGAAATAATACATAGAGGTCAACATGATCATCCTAAACCTCAGACTAACCGTCGTTCAGCAATTGGTTCATTGTCCaaccaagaagaagaaaattcgcCTATTTTTTATTCTTTAGTGGCTGATGAAG ATAAGTCAGAAAATGTGCTTTGCCAGATATCTCAACAGGTGGATCCTAATGGTGCTAGTGAGATGTATCCAGCATCAATCAGTGAGCATGATGCCAAAATTGGTGGTGGGCAATCTAATAATTGTGATGAGGTAGTTGGAGATGGTGATCCTGAGTCTAAGCGCAG GAAAATGGAAATTGCTAATGTTGATTCTGCTTCGATTGGCAAACTGAACCGTGAGCCACGTGTCGTAGTACAAACCGTTAGTGAAGTTGATATCTTAGATGATGGATATCGTTGGCGGAAATATGGTCAGAAAGTAGTTAAGGGAAATCCTAATCCAAG GAGTTACTACAAGTGCACAAATGTAGGTTGCCCTGTCAGGAAACATGTCGAGAGGGCATCACATGATCCAAAAGCTGTAATTACAACATATGAAGGAAAACACAATCATGATGTACCTGCTGCAAGGCCAAGTAGCCAGGATGCATCCATGCCATCAGATACAAATGATGACAGTTCTACGAGTACTCTGCCTAGGAACTGCAGTAGCAGAACCCCTGTGATCAGCCTTGATCTCGGTGTTGGGATCATTCCATGTTTAGGTAACATCACAAATGGAGAACATCAGTTTTTAGAAATAGAACAGAAGGGTGGGGCAACTCAAGCTACCTCTTTGTTTCATGACACTTCGCAACCTAGAATCTATGAGTCTGGAgaaaatactaacaacagatttACATTTAAGGCAAATCCTATAAATCCATCAAATATGTATTACACTACTCCAGACAATTTGGTGATGGGTCCATGA